The following are from one region of the Cyanobium gracile PCC 6307 genome:
- a CDS encoding DUF3148 domain-containing protein has protein sequence MPDSIPTDPSAPEATPEATATPVQPAEIHLGDAVRLRQPLRYLKTADPMPMLRPPDLVDPAEVGRVVEIRALDLRAIRFRRGTFLINATDLEPAPADG, from the coding sequence ATGCCGGATTCCATCCCCACCGATCCGTCCGCCCCCGAGGCGACCCCCGAGGCGACGGCGACGCCGGTACAGCCGGCGGAGATCCACCTGGGGGATGCGGTGCGGCTGCGCCAGCCGCTCCGCTACCTCAAGACCGCCGACCCGATGCCGATGCTGCGCCCGCCGGACCTGGTGGATCCCGCGGAGGTGGGGCGGGTGGTGGAGATCCGGGCCCTGGACCTGCGGGCCATCCGCTTCCGCCGCGGCACCTTCCTGATCAACGCGACGGATCTGGAACCGGCCCCGGCCGACGGCTGA
- a CDS encoding M16 family metallopeptidase, with the protein MSDSLGCCGSFLPGLAAPVSHTLANGVELVQLDLPDAPLVCLDFWCRAGSAFEGPSESGLAHFLEHMVFKGSDGLAAGEFDRRIEALGGSSNAATGFDDVHFHALMPPDGAAEALDLLMDLVLQPRLDPDSFAMERLVVLEELAQSEDQPEEVALQRLLSLACPNHPYGLPILGRRQALLDHDPAAMAAFHHRQYAAGRCVLSLAGTVTDGALIERAASGPLASLAASDVPMVPAELRVTPGVHRLAVPRLEAARLLMLWWLPPAADLEAMAGADLATTVLAEGRRSRLVERLREQLQIVESIDLDLHAMEGGSFALLEAVCDPQELVEVRQAIEQVWQELRQDVLGEQEWGRARRLVANGYRFSLESPGGVASLIGSSRLWGRPQALGHPLELLERWSPVRLQEQMLPLLDPSRACVLEAVPA; encoded by the coding sequence GTGAGCGATTCCCTGGGTTGTTGCGGGTCCTTTCTGCCCGGTCTGGCCGCCCCTGTCAGCCACACCCTCGCCAATGGCGTCGAACTGGTGCAGCTCGACCTGCCCGACGCCCCCCTGGTCTGCCTGGACTTCTGGTGCCGTGCCGGCAGCGCCTTTGAGGGGCCCTCGGAGAGCGGCCTGGCCCATTTCCTCGAGCACATGGTGTTCAAGGGCAGCGACGGGCTGGCGGCCGGAGAGTTCGATCGCCGTATCGAGGCCCTGGGGGGCAGCAGCAATGCCGCCACCGGCTTCGACGATGTCCACTTCCACGCCCTGATGCCGCCGGACGGGGCGGCCGAAGCCCTCGATCTGCTGATGGATCTGGTGCTCCAGCCCCGGCTTGACCCCGACAGCTTTGCCATGGAGCGGCTGGTGGTGCTGGAGGAACTGGCCCAGAGCGAGGACCAGCCGGAGGAGGTGGCCCTGCAGCGGCTGCTGTCCCTGGCCTGTCCCAACCACCCCTACGGACTGCCGATCCTCGGGAGGCGCCAGGCCCTGCTCGACCATGACCCGGCCGCCATGGCGGCCTTCCACCACCGCCAGTACGCCGCCGGCCGCTGCGTGCTGTCCCTGGCCGGTACCGTCACCGATGGCGCCCTGATCGAGCGGGCCGCGAGCGGTCCACTGGCTTCCCTGGCAGCGAGCGACGTGCCGATGGTCCCGGCGGAGCTGCGGGTCACCCCGGGGGTGCACCGGCTGGCGGTGCCGCGGCTCGAGGCCGCCCGGCTGCTGATGCTGTGGTGGCTGCCGCCCGCCGCCGATCTGGAGGCCATGGCCGGGGCCGACCTGGCCACCACCGTGCTGGCGGAAGGGCGCCGCAGCCGCCTGGTGGAGCGACTGCGGGAGCAGCTGCAGATCGTGGAGAGCATCGATCTGGATCTCCATGCCATGGAGGGCGGCAGCTTCGCCCTGCTGGAGGCCGTCTGCGATCCCCAGGAGCTGGTCGAGGTGCGGCAGGCCATCGAGCAGGTGTGGCAGGAGCTCCGCCAGGACGTCCTGGGCGAGCAGGAGTGGGGGCGGGCCCGGCGCCTCGTCGCCAACGGCTACCGCTTCTCCCTGGAATCCCCCGGCGGCGTGGCCTCCCTGATCGGCAGCAGCCGGCTCTGGGGCCGGCCCCAGGCTCTCGGCCATCCCCTGGAACTGCTGGAGCGCTGGTCGCCGGTGCGGCTCCAGGAGCAGATGCTGCCCCTGCTCGATCCGAGCCGGGCCTGCGTGCTCGAGGCGGTGCCGGCATGA
- a CDS encoding biotin transporter BioY, with the protein MDGSLRALATWSGAIAGLLLILVGGLVPAAFPVHEATGWVVRPLGITLQVPALLLTALVCGPRSATLAAVAYLSVGLFQLPVFHEGGGIGYLLDPGFGYLAGFLPAAWITGKLARQPGMDDPLTLAGAAAIGLVVLHLCGLANLLLGSLAGRWGGGTLTLVVGYSLALLPQLLLCCSAGVLAWLLRRLLLVPS; encoded by the coding sequence ATGGACGGTTCATTGCGGGCCCTTGCCACCTGGAGCGGAGCGATCGCCGGCCTTCTCCTGATTCTCGTCGGCGGTCTGGTGCCCGCGGCCTTTCCGGTCCATGAGGCGACGGGCTGGGTCGTCCGCCCGCTCGGCATCACCCTGCAGGTGCCGGCCCTCCTGCTGACGGCCCTGGTGTGCGGCCCCCGCAGTGCCACCCTGGCCGCCGTGGCCTATCTCAGTGTGGGTCTGTTCCAGCTGCCGGTGTTCCACGAAGGGGGCGGCATCGGCTACCTGCTCGATCCGGGCTTCGGCTACCTGGCGGGCTTCCTGCCGGCCGCCTGGATCACCGGAAAACTGGCGCGCCAACCGGGCATGGACGACCCCCTCACCCTCGCAGGCGCCGCCGCCATCGGCCTGGTGGTGCTCCATCTCTGCGGCCTGGCCAACCTGCTCCTCGGCAGCCTGGCCGGCCGCTGGGGCGGCGGGACTCTGACCCTGGTGGTGGGCTACAGCCTCGCCCTGCTGCCCCAGCTGCTGCTCTGCTGCTCCGCCGGCGTCCTGGCCTGGCTGCTGCGCCGTCTTCTGCTGGTGCCGTCGTGA
- the lspA gene encoding signal peptidase II produces the protein MARTLRLRLAPLLLAALAVGLDQLSKRWALEHLASGSIQPLLPGLLQLQRVSNTGAAFSLFAGAPNQLGLVSALVSLGLFFWILWRPPAGLWNVLALGLLLGGAVGNGIDRWRHGAVVDFLEFVPIHFPIFNLADVAINLAVACFLIDLLRPHADRHP, from the coding sequence ATGGCGCGAACGCTGCGACTGCGGCTGGCCCCCCTGCTGCTGGCGGCCCTTGCTGTCGGGCTGGATCAACTCAGCAAGCGCTGGGCCCTCGAGCACCTGGCCAGCGGCAGCATCCAGCCGCTGCTGCCCGGCCTGCTGCAGCTGCAGCGCGTCAGCAACACCGGGGCGGCCTTCAGCCTCTTCGCCGGGGCGCCGAACCAGCTGGGTCTGGTGAGCGCCCTGGTGAGCCTCGGCCTGTTCTTCTGGATCCTCTGGCGTCCCCCCGCCGGCCTCTGGAACGTGCTGGCCCTCGGTCTGCTGCTCGGGGGCGCCGTCGGCAACGGCATCGACCGCTGGCGCCACGGGGCCGTGGTGGACTTCCTGGAGTTCGTCCCGATCCATTTCCCGATCTTCAACCTCGCCGACGTCGCCATCAACCTGGCCGTGGCCTGCTTCCTCATCGACCTGCTGCGACCCCATGCCGACCGCCATCCTTGA
- a CDS encoding aminotransferase class V-fold PLP-dependent enzyme translates to MPKPPPSPLASVPPAPRPAPPPRECGSFVDPFQVDPALEAFLQQASSLLCRWLGQAGHGTPLPGLSVLPVVEPEAEGLGSDRLLADLQLVMEGAYNPNHPGALAHLDPPPLSASIVADLICAGLNNNLLAEELSPSLSRLERALCAWMAGHLGLPEGSGGVAASGGSLSNLMALVTARHHRGLATRGDAVVLCSEEAHVSLIKAVAVMGLPAEALVRLPVTAAGGLDPLALEERLARLDRAAIPVIAVVATSGTTVRGALDPLEPIAALCRRYGHWLHVDGAIGAIFAFSQRLRPLLGGLGLADSITVNPQKLLGITKTSSLLLLADPRHLQRAFGTGLPYMEPSWGGGHQGEAGLQGTRPGEILKLWLGLRQLGLDGMAALIDAAVRRRSELERRLRAVGGLTLCSGPLHLLAFRPEACDAAGAERWSAATRAALLGEQLMLSRPVYRGLHHLKAVLGNPHTGSEHLERLALVVQRSLAEVTDG, encoded by the coding sequence ATGCCGAAGCCCCCACCGTCGCCGTTGGCCAGCGTCCCCCCCGCCCCGCGGCCAGCGCCGCCCCCCAGGGAGTGCGGTTCTTTCGTGGATCCGTTCCAGGTGGATCCGGCCCTCGAGGCGTTTCTGCAGCAGGCGTCGAGCCTGCTGTGCCGCTGGCTGGGCCAGGCCGGCCACGGCACCCCCCTTCCCGGACTGAGCGTGCTGCCGGTGGTGGAGCCGGAGGCCGAAGGCCTCGGCAGCGACCGGCTGCTGGCCGATCTCCAGCTGGTGATGGAGGGGGCCTACAACCCCAACCATCCCGGGGCCCTGGCCCACCTCGACCCGCCGCCCCTGTCGGCCTCCATCGTGGCCGACCTGATCTGCGCCGGGCTGAACAACAACCTGCTGGCCGAGGAGCTTTCCCCCAGCCTGAGCCGCCTGGAGCGGGCCCTGTGCGCCTGGATGGCAGGGCATCTCGGCCTGCCCGAGGGTTCCGGCGGCGTGGCCGCCAGCGGCGGCAGCCTCAGCAACCTGATGGCCCTGGTCACCGCCCGCCACCACCGGGGTCTGGCGACCCGGGGCGACGCGGTGGTGCTCTGCAGCGAGGAGGCCCACGTTTCGCTGATCAAGGCCGTCGCCGTGATGGGCCTGCCGGCCGAGGCCCTCGTGCGGCTGCCGGTGACCGCCGCCGGCGGCCTCGACCCCCTGGCTCTTGAGGAGCGGCTGGCCCGGCTCGATCGGGCCGCCATCCCGGTGATCGCCGTGGTGGCCACCTCCGGCACGACCGTGCGGGGCGCCCTCGATCCCCTGGAGCCCATCGCCGCCCTCTGCCGTCGCTACGGCCACTGGCTGCACGTGGACGGGGCCATCGGGGCGATCTTCGCCTTCAGCCAACGACTCCGGCCCCTGCTGGGCGGCCTGGGGCTGGCCGATTCGATCACGGTCAACCCCCAGAAGCTGCTCGGCATCACCAAGACCTCCTCCCTGCTGCTGCTGGCCGACCCCCGCCACCTGCAGCGGGCCTTCGGCACGGGCCTGCCCTACATGGAGCCCAGCTGGGGCGGCGGCCACCAGGGGGAGGCGGGCCTGCAGGGCACCCGGCCGGGGGAGATCCTCAAGCTCTGGCTGGGGCTGCGCCAGCTGGGCCTCGATGGCATGGCCGCCCTGATCGACGCGGCCGTCCGCCGCCGCAGCGAGCTGGAGCGGCGGCTGCGGGCCGTCGGCGGCCTGACCCTCTGCAGCGGCCCCCTGCACCTGCTCGCCTTCCGTCCCGAGGCCTGCGATGCCGCCGGCGCCGAACGCTGGAGTGCGGCCACCCGGGCGGCCCTGCTGGGCGAGCAGCTGATGCTCTCGCGGCCCGTCTACCGGGGGCTCCACCACCTCAAGGCGGTGCTGGGCAACCCCCACACGGGCAGTGAGCACCTGGAGCGGCTGGCCCTGGTGGTGCAGCGGAGCCTGGCGGAGGTCACCGATGGCTGA
- a CDS encoding YcjF family protein translates to MKLPQRLWIWVFLGLLALVGLGMVLQAIQQLQWTLSTWLPYWMVGPLMLILLAALVVALAQVGWPWLRRLRQGGATGPGRSVPAAVPSSRREAAQQNLGAIDRTLAQVRDAVEREALRQERQRMEAELERGDLVIVVFGTGSTGKTSLIRALLQELVGEVGAPMGSTTAASRYRLRLRNLSRAVILEDTPGILEAGRQGRERERLARELAARADLLLLVLDGDLRASELEVFEALAGLGKRLLLVLNKCDLRGEEEERRLLALLRQRCAARLGPEDVIPASAAPQSVPMPGGKPLQPEPEVEALLRRIAAVLHADGEELIADNLLLQCRRLSQASQDLLDRQRRSDAGTIVDRYMWIGAGVVMVTPLPGIDLLATAAVNAQMVVEIGRVYGVSLSRESAQDLALSVGRTLAGLGLVKGGVGLITSALSLNLPALVVSRAVQAVSAAWLTRVAGRSFITYFGQNQDWGDGGLQEVLQREYDLNQREGMLRRFLETALSRVVEPLQQRQARRLPPRPGPRGAGAEGDRGNPGR, encoded by the coding sequence GTGAAGCTGCCGCAGCGGCTCTGGATCTGGGTCTTTCTGGGTCTGCTGGCGCTGGTGGGGCTGGGCATGGTGCTGCAGGCGATCCAGCAGCTGCAGTGGACCCTGAGCACGTGGCTGCCCTACTGGATGGTGGGGCCGCTGATGCTGATCCTGCTGGCCGCCCTGGTGGTGGCCCTGGCCCAGGTGGGCTGGCCCTGGCTGCGCCGCCTGCGGCAGGGCGGGGCCACGGGACCCGGCAGGTCCGTCCCGGCGGCGGTGCCCTCCAGCCGCCGCGAGGCGGCCCAGCAGAACCTGGGCGCCATCGACCGCACCCTGGCCCAGGTGCGCGACGCGGTGGAGCGGGAGGCCCTGCGGCAGGAACGCCAGCGGATGGAGGCGGAGCTGGAGCGGGGCGACCTGGTGATCGTCGTGTTCGGCACCGGCTCGACCGGCAAGACCTCCCTGATCCGGGCCCTGCTGCAGGAACTGGTGGGGGAGGTGGGGGCGCCGATGGGCTCGACCACCGCCGCCAGCCGCTACCGCCTGCGGCTGCGGAATCTGTCCCGGGCGGTGATTCTGGAGGACACCCCGGGCATCCTCGAAGCGGGCCGCCAGGGCAGGGAGCGGGAGCGCCTGGCCCGGGAGCTGGCCGCCCGGGCCGACCTGCTGCTGCTGGTGCTGGACGGGGACCTGCGCGCCAGCGAGCTGGAGGTGTTCGAGGCCCTGGCGGGGCTGGGCAAACGGCTGCTGCTGGTGCTCAACAAATGCGACCTCCGCGGCGAGGAGGAGGAGCGTCGCCTGCTGGCGCTCCTGCGGCAGCGCTGCGCCGCCCGCCTCGGCCCCGAGGATGTGATCCCCGCCAGCGCCGCCCCCCAGAGCGTGCCGATGCCGGGGGGCAAGCCGCTGCAGCCGGAGCCGGAGGTGGAGGCCCTGCTGCGTCGCATCGCCGCCGTCCTGCATGCCGACGGGGAGGAGCTGATCGCCGACAACCTGCTGCTGCAGTGCCGTCGCCTCAGCCAGGCCAGCCAGGATCTGCTCGACCGGCAACGCCGCAGCGATGCCGGCACGATCGTCGACCGGTACATGTGGATCGGCGCCGGAGTGGTGATGGTGACGCCGCTGCCAGGCATCGACCTGCTCGCCACCGCCGCGGTCAACGCCCAGATGGTGGTGGAGATCGGCCGCGTGTACGGCGTCAGCCTCAGCCGCGAGAGTGCCCAGGATCTGGCCCTGTCGGTGGGCCGCACCCTGGCGGGACTGGGCCTGGTCAAGGGGGGGGTGGGTCTGATCACCTCGGCCCTCAGCCTCAATCTGCCCGCCCTGGTGGTCAGCCGGGCCGTGCAGGCGGTCAGCGCCGCCTGGCTCACCCGGGTGGCGGGCCGCAGCTTCATCACCTACTTCGGCCAGAACCAGGACTGGGGCGATGGCGGGCTGCAGGAGGTGCTGCAGCGCGAGTACGACCTCAACCAACGGGAGGGGATGCTGCGCCGCTTCCTGGAGACGGCCCTCAGCCGGGTGGTGGAACCGCTGCAGCAGCGGCAGGCGCGGCGGCTGCCGCCACGCCCAGGGCCTCGGGGGGCGGGGGCTGAAGGGGACCGCGGGAATCCAGGACGGTGA
- a CDS encoding M16 family metallopeptidase, which yields MSIAPPPGNQPPASPPTGSEDSHVLEGGLPLRILHRPGPAILAARLAIPGGSGHDPAGARGAHQLLAGSMTRGCGALDAEALADCVEGAGAALRVEAHEDGLVLALKCAAADATTLVPLLLAMARRPRLEAEQVTIERQLNLQLLQRQKEDPFQLAHDQLRRLLYGDGPYGHDPLGIEAELAGLGPDDLRPLVERLGSDGAVLVLCGDAPPALGEVLERELAAAPWSTRPPRLRPFDGPPPATGPLGQLVQDTEQVVLMLGAATVPLAHPDALALRLLQAHLGLGMSSRLFITMREERGLAYDVGVHLPAHAGGAPFVMHLSTSAERVAEATTCLLDEWQRLLEESLDEGSRLLALAKFQGQDAMGRQTCSQIAERQALVLSHGLPADHVRGVLERAPGLGSEDLREAARRWLASPSLSLVGPAPALERANRAWLDHDLSRRPGPVPDPSR from the coding sequence ATGAGCATCGCCCCACCCCCCGGCAACCAGCCCCCCGCCAGCCCCCCGACTGGCAGCGAAGACAGCCACGTCCTGGAGGGGGGCCTGCCGCTGCGGATCCTGCACCGGCCCGGGCCGGCGATCCTGGCGGCCCGCCTGGCCATTCCAGGCGGCAGCGGCCATGACCCCGCCGGCGCCCGCGGCGCCCACCAGCTGCTGGCCGGCAGCATGACGCGGGGCTGCGGCGCGCTCGATGCCGAGGCCCTCGCCGACTGCGTCGAGGGAGCCGGTGCGGCCCTGCGGGTGGAGGCGCACGAGGATGGCCTGGTGCTGGCCCTGAAGTGCGCCGCCGCCGACGCCACCACCCTGGTCCCCCTGCTGCTGGCGATGGCCCGGCGGCCCCGGCTGGAGGCCGAGCAGGTGACGATCGAGCGCCAGCTCAACCTGCAGTTGCTGCAGCGCCAGAAGGAAGACCCCTTCCAGCTGGCCCATGACCAGCTGCGCCGCCTGCTTTACGGCGACGGCCCCTACGGCCATGACCCGCTCGGGATCGAAGCGGAACTGGCCGGCCTCGGGCCGGACGACCTGCGGCCCCTGGTGGAACGACTCGGCAGCGACGGCGCCGTCCTGGTGCTCTGCGGCGACGCCCCGCCCGCCCTGGGGGAGGTGCTGGAGCGCGAACTGGCGGCGGCTCCCTGGAGCACCCGCCCGCCCCGGCTTCGGCCCTTCGACGGCCCGCCGCCGGCCACGGGGCCCCTGGGCCAGCTGGTGCAGGACACCGAACAGGTGGTGCTGATGCTGGGGGCCGCCACCGTTCCCCTGGCCCATCCCGACGCCCTGGCCCTGCGGCTGCTGCAGGCGCACCTGGGCCTCGGCATGTCCAGCCGCCTGTTCATCACGATGCGGGAGGAGCGTGGTCTGGCCTACGACGTCGGTGTGCACCTGCCGGCCCATGCCGGCGGCGCTCCGTTCGTCATGCACCTGTCCACCTCGGCCGAGCGGGTGGCGGAAGCCACCACCTGCCTGCTGGACGAGTGGCAGCGGCTCCTGGAGGAGTCGCTGGACGAGGGCTCACGGCTGCTGGCCCTGGCCAAATTCCAGGGGCAGGACGCCATGGGGCGGCAGACCTGCTCCCAGATCGCCGAACGGCAGGCCCTGGTGCTCAGCCACGGCCTGCCCGCCGACCACGTGCGAGGGGTGCTGGAGCGGGCCCCTGGCCTCGGCTCCGAGGATCTGCGCGAGGCCGCCCGCCGCTGGCTCGCCTCCCCGTCCCTGAGCCTGGTGGGCCCGGCGCCGGCCCTGGAGCGGGCGAACCGGGCCTGGCTCGACCACGACCTCAGCCGTCGGCCGGGGCCGGTTCCAGATCCGTCGCGTTGA
- a CDS encoding phycocyanobilin:ferredoxin oxidoreductase: protein MGEVAPAVDGGIHPLVDALAERIRLCRNALPDLAPLAINPDLEAISGSLDGDALFIRNEVHRCRGLRKLHLETARLGAGLQILHCVFFPDPRHDLPVFGADIVAGRGGVSAAIVDLSPVGETLPEPIAEALAGRDRPAFAQVRELPPWGSIFSPHVLFVRPESEAEEKGFVEEVDTFLGVLAAATAASPSQAPDDPATVARWRGQLRYCKQQKQNDKTRRVLEKAFNPQWADRYIEDLLFDDPPAPSATA, encoded by the coding sequence ATGGGTGAGGTCGCTCCGGCCGTCGACGGTGGCATCCATCCCCTGGTGGATGCCCTGGCGGAGCGGATCCGGCTCTGTCGCAACGCGCTGCCGGATCTCGCCCCCCTGGCGATCAATCCCGACCTGGAGGCGATCAGCGGCAGCCTGGACGGGGATGCCCTGTTCATCCGCAACGAGGTGCATCGCTGCCGGGGCCTGCGCAAGCTGCACCTGGAAACGGCGCGCCTCGGGGCCGGGCTGCAGATCCTCCATTGCGTGTTCTTCCCCGATCCCCGCCACGACCTGCCGGTGTTCGGCGCCGACATCGTCGCGGGTCGGGGCGGGGTGAGCGCTGCGATCGTCGATCTCTCGCCGGTGGGGGAGACCCTGCCGGAGCCCATCGCCGAGGCCCTGGCCGGACGGGACCGGCCCGCCTTCGCCCAGGTGCGCGAGCTGCCCCCCTGGGGCTCGATCTTCTCCCCGCATGTGCTCTTCGTGCGGCCGGAATCGGAGGCGGAGGAGAAGGGGTTCGTCGAGGAGGTGGACACGTTCCTCGGCGTGCTGGCCGCAGCGACGGCGGCGAGCCCTTCCCAAGCCCCTGACGACCCAGCTACGGTTGCGCGATGGCGCGGGCAGCTGAGGTATTGCAAGCAACAGAAACAAAACGACAAGACCAGGAGGGTGCTGGAGAAGGCCTTCAACCCCCAGTGGGCGGACCGCTACATCGAGGACCTGCTCTTCGACGACCCACCGGCCCCTTCCGCAACGGCCTGA
- a CDS encoding transglycosylase domain-containing protein, with translation MPTAILEGREQRLRPRGPGPRLTVLRPGLPDLEQPLHGSVYRIGRAADNAIVIDHTAVSRHHALLENHGGHWLLSDAGSTNGLWWRGRRVRELVLREGDRVRFGPADQADLPTLLFESDASTRLDRLGRWGARAAVAVAGGGSLLLALSLLQVPTRGSLATVRGPLLLYDRNDRPVASVADRKRRELPELGAYPPVLIDALLASEDNRFWWHPGVDPIGTARALVTNLLGGRVLEGGSTLTQQIARSLYPEQVGQGETLGRKWRELLVALQLEARFSKEELLLSYLNRVYLGAVWGFEDASRRFFNRPASALKLEEAALLVGLLPSPNGYDPCVDPAAALASRNQVLDKMAATSRISADQARRARRQPIRLAADACRSAQQRGAPFYTDQVRRDLENQVGKAVAAEGNFLIDTHLDPLLQERVELLLRQRIDASRSLGVSQGAVVVLDSRSGGIRAIAGGRDYLQSQFNRASMALRQPGSTFKLVPYVVALERGARPGDRVGCGPLDWGGQHFSSGCGGSLSLRQAMAISSNTAALRLARKDGLDAVVSKGRDLGFTSPLAPVPGLALGQSEVTLLELTAAYAAVAADGLWRAPTTIRRLTDAEACAGPQTGATQGGADCRASAGSARAISSPGRRVMSPATARAMRTLLEAVVSGGTGSAAYVGAGSWGKTGTTNEGRDLLFVGYAPRRQWVIGIWLGNDDNSPSAASSALAASLFGEIVRSAPPGP, from the coding sequence ATGCCGACCGCCATCCTTGAGGGACGGGAGCAGCGGCTGCGGCCCCGGGGCCCCGGCCCTCGGCTCACGGTGCTGCGGCCCGGCCTGCCGGATCTGGAGCAGCCCCTGCACGGCAGCGTCTACCGGATCGGCCGGGCCGCCGACAACGCCATCGTCATCGACCACACGGCGGTCAGCCGTCACCACGCCCTGCTGGAGAACCACGGCGGGCACTGGCTGCTGAGCGACGCCGGCTCCACCAACGGACTGTGGTGGCGGGGCCGGCGGGTGCGGGAGCTGGTGCTGCGCGAGGGGGACCGGGTGCGCTTCGGACCCGCCGATCAGGCGGATCTGCCCACCCTTCTGTTCGAGAGCGACGCCAGCACCCGCCTCGACCGGCTCGGCCGCTGGGGGGCCCGGGCCGCGGTGGCCGTGGCCGGCGGCGGCAGCCTGCTGCTGGCCCTTTCCCTGCTGCAGGTGCCTACTCGCGGCAGTCTGGCGACGGTGCGCGGGCCCCTGCTCCTCTACGACCGCAACGACCGACCGGTGGCCTCCGTGGCCGATCGCAAGCGACGGGAGCTTCCCGAGCTGGGGGCTTATCCCCCGGTGCTGATCGATGCCCTGCTGGCCAGCGAGGACAACCGCTTCTGGTGGCATCCGGGCGTCGACCCGATCGGCACCGCCCGGGCCCTGGTCACCAACCTGCTGGGGGGCCGGGTCCTCGAGGGCGGCAGCACCCTCACCCAGCAGATCGCCCGCAGCCTCTACCCGGAGCAGGTGGGGCAGGGGGAGACCCTGGGGCGTAAGTGGCGGGAGCTGCTGGTGGCCCTGCAGCTGGAGGCCCGCTTCAGCAAGGAGGAGCTGCTGCTCAGCTACCTCAACCGGGTCTATCTCGGGGCCGTCTGGGGGTTCGAGGATGCCTCCCGGCGCTTCTTCAACCGTCCGGCCTCGGCCCTGAAGCTCGAGGAGGCCGCCCTGCTGGTGGGCCTGCTCCCCTCCCCGAACGGCTACGACCCCTGCGTCGATCCCGCAGCGGCCCTCGCCTCCCGCAACCAGGTGCTCGACAAGATGGCCGCCACCAGCCGCATCTCCGCCGACCAGGCCCGACGGGCCCGGCGCCAGCCGATCCGGCTGGCCGCGGACGCCTGCCGCTCCGCCCAGCAGCGGGGTGCGCCCTTCTACACCGACCAGGTGCGACGCGACCTGGAGAACCAGGTGGGCAAGGCGGTGGCCGCCGAGGGCAACTTCCTAATCGACACCCACCTCGATCCGCTGCTGCAGGAGCGGGTCGAGCTGCTGCTGCGCCAGCGCATCGACGCCAGCCGATCCCTGGGGGTGAGCCAGGGGGCGGTGGTGGTGCTCGACAGCCGCAGCGGCGGGATCCGCGCCATCGCCGGTGGCCGGGACTACCTGCAGAGCCAGTTCAACCGGGCTTCAATGGCCCTGCGCCAGCCCGGCAGCACCTTCAAGCTGGTGCCCTACGTCGTCGCCCTGGAGCGGGGCGCCCGGCCCGGCGACAGGGTCGGCTGCGGACCGCTGGACTGGGGCGGCCAGCACTTCAGCAGCGGCTGCGGCGGCAGCCTCAGCCTGCGCCAGGCCATGGCGATCAGCAGCAACACCGCCGCCCTGCGGCTGGCCCGCAAGGATGGCCTCGATGCTGTTGTGAGCAAGGGCCGGGACCTGGGCTTCACCAGCCCTCTGGCCCCGGTGCCGGGCCTGGCCCTGGGCCAGAGCGAGGTGACCCTGCTGGAGCTCACGGCGGCCTATGCCGCCGTCGCCGCCGATGGGCTCTGGCGCGCCCCGACCACGATCCGGCGCCTCACCGATGCCGAGGCCTGTGCCGGCCCCCAGACGGGGGCAACCCAGGGCGGGGCCGATTGCCGGGCCTCCGCCGGCAGCGCCAGGGCCATCAGCAGCCCGGGGCGGCGGGTGATGAGCCCCGCCACCGCCAGGGCGATGCGAACGCTGCTGGAGGCGGTGGTCAGCGGCGGCACCGGCAGCGCCGCCTATGTGGGCGCCGGCAGCTGGGGCAAGACCGGCACCACCAACGAGGGCCGGGACCTGCTGTTCGTGGGCTATGCCCCCAGGCGCCAGTGGGTGATCGGCATCTGGCTGGGCAACGATGACAACAGCCCCAGCGCCGCCAGCAGTGCCCTGGCGGCCTCCCTGTTCGGCGAGATCGTGCGCTCCGCACCGCCAGGACCGTGA